In the Podospora bellae-mahoneyi strain CBS 112042 chromosome 4, whole genome shotgun sequence genome, one interval contains:
- a CDS encoding hypothetical protein (EggNog:ENOG503P91C; COG:S) — translation MAAPTANVPVSKHSGISRREDASVFACEHIKWDVPCHIFELTPNNCYNKISAIKNNNKNAFKCRWYLNRDCQGSSYDTQEDQKLNDGNGNFNDSSALGSVATREAASATVNAEIKAHVQRKSIRARGKEVPVDGQWKK, via the exons ATGGCTGCCCCCACAGCAAATGTGCCTGTCTCAAAGCACAGCGGAATCTCTCGCCGAGAGGATGCCTCCGTCTTTGCCTGCGAGCACATCAAGTGGGATGTCCCCTGCCACATCTTTGAGTTGACTCCCAACAACTGTT ACAACAAGATTAGtgccatcaagaacaacaacaagaatgCCTTCAAATGCAGATGGTACCT GAATCGGGACTGCCAGGGAAGCAGCTACGACACCCAGGAGGATCAGAAGCTCAACGATGGAAACGGCAACTTCAACGACTCATCAGCTCTTGGAAGTGTTGCCACAAGGGAGGCTGCTTCGGCAACCGT CAACGCCGAGATCAAGGCCCATGTGCAACGGAAATCTATCCGTGCCAGGGGCAAGGAAGTGCCTGTTGATGGTCAGTGGAAGAAGTAA
- a CDS encoding hypothetical protein (EggNog:ENOG503PR1Z) — MATMNPTAVWGTDPERGQALMMGEHRLSTRCPTTAPNVNLYFSTLATVGAGTDEWGLAPAACQIPSFSGPHPHTAPFGFHYVPDDPGGCFTTPPPLPAFQSPGITSHPTCPITTSSSTTGQFGNNSSGNGYFPHHNPVAPVTWTAETDKVTNSISERERSLFSFQHQLQPGDTTIRTTDASSFSSASTHSPLHSPTFTPSPGGRNVSWSASSCASSPPPSCEKSGDDYFASTATIVPMNAGNVSSITTQQIPLKPSSRVIAASPLTAPSQTQTLEEYESSRRLWHNQIGKKYRTKLNEQFENLQLVLRLYDEDGDDTDTEGPNINVKGRSINKAKLLDMARQKLEDLMNERKAWRQEKRALMENLRMSEE, encoded by the exons atggCGACCATGAACCCGACGGCTGTTTGGGGTACTGATCCCGAGAGGGGCCAGGccctgatgatgggggagcaCAGGCTCTCAACTAGATGCCCAACT ACAGCGCCGAACGTCAACTTGTACTTTTCCACTCTTGCCACGGTGGGAGCCGGCACTGATGAATGGGGTCTCGCACCAGCAGCATGCCAGATTCCCAGTTTTTCGGGCCCGCATCCGCACACGGCGCCCTTTGGTTTCCATTATGTCCCTGACGATCCTGGAGGCTGcttcaccacaccaccaccgctccccGCCTTCCAATCGCCTGGTATCACCAGCCACCCCACTtgtcccatcaccacctcgtcctccaccaccggacAGTTTGGAAACAACTCGTCCGGAAATGGCTATTTTCCCCATCACAACCCTGTTGCCCCTGTCACGTGGACGGCAGAAACCGACAAAGTCACCAACAGCATAAGCGAGCGCGAGCGCAGCCTCTTCTCTTTCCAGCACCAGCTGCAGCCAGGTGACACCACCATTCGCACCACCGACGCCTCGTCTTTCTCGTCGGCTTCAACCCACAGCCCGTTGCACTCACCGACTTTTACCCCGAGTCCCGGAGGAAGAAATGTCTCATGGTCCGCTTCATCGTGTGCTtcgtcgccaccaccatcctgtGAAAAGAGCGGTGATGATTATTTTGCCTCTACCGCCACCATCGTCCCCATGAATGCGGGCAATGTTTCCTCAATTACCACCCAGCAAATCCCTCTCAAACCCAGCAGCCGCGTGATTGCAGCTTCCCCGCTGACTGCGCCGAGCCAGACGCAGACATTGGAGGAATACGAAAGCAGTCGACGGTTGTGGCACAACCAGATTGGCAAGAAGTACCGGACTAAGCTGAACGAGCAGTTTGAGAACCTGCAGCTTGTTTTGCGGCTgtatgatgaggatggggacgACACCGACACCGAGGGTCCAAACATCAATGTCAAGGGGCGGTCTATCAACAAGGCTAAATTGTTGGACATGGCGAGGCAGAAGTTGGAGGATTTGATGAATGAGAGGAAGGCTTGGAggcaggagaagagggcgtTGATGGAGAACTTGCGGATGAGTGAGGAATAA
- the STP22 gene encoding Suppressor protein stp22 of temperature-sensitive alpha-factor receptor and arginine permease (COG:U; EggNog:ENOG503NVDU), producing MLKCQDKMVPCLVIRMPRLPLSHSTPQPGSGGTSTAATTTLTTTTGPRVYAPITTNSCFFEDPNMAVQQHVLNWLYSVLTSEYRDVNRAYSDVAQALAQYPSLSPRTDVHTFPNGSSALLVRLTGTIPVLFRGTTYRFPISLWVPHAYPQEAPLVYVTPTENMMVRPGQHVDPQGQVYHPYLAGWAGFWDKSSILDFLAILRDVFAKEPPVVARQPGGPPPPPAQQLQPASPPPVPPLPPDLASRPSIQAQHHSPENAPRPPPPPPKPGMQVDPRQPPVQGSPRAGPPVPPLPPKPGRPISQYAGEDPRLHHEQQARPGPSRYDTAPPLPPQAPQSPPVPPRPFHPPVQQQPPPPPPGPQYQRSPPPPSNYSPGPPQPPYLPNDTRRALPPQQQFTPLHQQQWQQPQAQPPIQQPPPPQPNPPVPDIMDSEDLTLSIPPTTTSAPPIPPNPEKDALLRQLASTLFTLRQQARDQNNSSLAGLQSQRQAMAAASQRMQAELAQLTQLSNLLTSNTSILQDSLRKADAVIESSSRLPEPNIDELLVAPTVVGNQLYDLVAEERALADAIFVLGRAVERGRIAPQTFARLTRSLAREWYLKKALVKKIGVGMGLSTGVGY from the exons ATGCTGAAATGCCAAGACAAAATGGTGCCCTGTCTCGTCATCCGAATGCCAAGGCTACCGCTGTCCCACAGCACGCCCCAGCCTGGTTCTGGCGGCACCTCAACGGCCGCAACGACGACGctgacgacaacaacagggCCCCGTGTTTATGCGCCGATAACTACAAACAGCTGCTTCTTCGAGGACCCCAACATGGCAGTCCAGCAGCATGTCCTGAACTGGCTGTACAGTGTCTTGACAAGT GAATATCGAGATGTCAACCGTGCCTACAGCGATGTTGCCCAGGCCCTCGCGCAAtatccctccctctccccgaGGACCGATGTCCACA CCTTCCCCAACGGTTCATCAGCTCTCCTGGTTCGCCTGACCGGCACCATCCCCGTCCTGTTTCGCGGCACAACATATCGATTCCCGATATCACTATGGGTTCCCCATGCCTACCCGCAGGAAGCGCCCCTAGTCTACGTGACCCCGACCGAAAATATGATGGTGCGCCCCGGTCAGCATGTTGATCCGCAGGGACAGGTCTACCATCCATATCTCGCGGGCTGGGCTGGGTTTTGGGAC AAGTCTAGCATTCTCGACTTTCTCGCCATTCTGCGAGATGTCTTTGCCAAAGAGCCGCCAGTAGTGGCTCGACAGCCAGGGGGaccgccgcctccaccagctcAGCAATTGCAaccggcatcaccacctcctgttcctcccctcccgcctgATCTCGCCTCCAGGCCATCAATTCAGGCTCAACATCACAGCCCGGAAAATGCgccgagaccaccaccccctccaccaaaacccGGCATGCAAGTCGACCCACGACAACCTCCTGTCCAAGGGTCACCTCGAGCCGGTCCCCCAGTACCTCCATtaccaccaaagccaggaCGTCCTATAAGCCAGTATGCCGGTGAAGATCCAAGACTGCATCATGAGCAACAAGCGAGACCGGGTCCATCACGATACGACACAGCACCCCCATTACCACCCCAAGCGCCCCAGTCTCCTCCGGTACCACCACGtcccttccaccctccagtccagcaacaaccaccaccaccaccaccaggcccCCAATACCAAcgttctccccctccaccaagcaACTACTCCCCGGgaccccctcaacccccttaTCTCCCCAACGACACTCGCCGCGCCCTccctccacaacaacaattcacccccctccaccaacaacaatggcaacaaccccaagctcaacctcccatccaacaacccccaccaccccaacccaatccCCCCGTCCCGGACATCATGGACTCGGAAGACCTAACTCTTTCCAttccacccaccacaacctcggcgccacccatccccccaaaccctGAAAAAGACGcgctcctccgccagctcgcCTCAACACTGTTTACACTACGGCAGCAGGCCCGCGACCAGAACAACTCCTCCCTTGCAGGTCTGCAATCGCAGCGGCAAGCCATGGCGGCAGCAAGCCAAAGAATGCAAGCTGAGTTGGCGCAACTGACTCAGCTTTCGAACCTCCTGACgtccaacacctccatctTGCAGGACTCGCTCAGAAAGGCAGACGCAGTGATTGAGAGCTCGTCTCGTCTTCCAGAGCCGAATATTGACGAGCTTTTAGTGGCTCCGACAGTGGTGGGGAACCAGCTTTACGATCTTGTCGCCGAAGAGAGGGCGTTGGCGGATGCGATTTTTGTGCttgggagggcggtggagcgGGGACGGATCGCGCCGCAGACCTTTgcgaggttgacgaggagtCTGGCGCGGGAGTGGTATCTCAAGAAGgcgctggtgaagaagattggggttgggatggggttgagtACCGGTGTTGGGTACTGA
- the BNA2 gene encoding Indoleamine 2,3-dioxygenase (COG:E; EggNog:ENOG503NV67), whose translation MLAPIPDLANYGISPTHGFLPDVLPLTRLPDPYYNKWEAIAANLQALILSKRLRGVIDRLPVLSTIGLEHDAEWRRAYVLLSFMAHGYIWGGDSPSDRLPSSISVPLLKVSEHLEVPPVATYAAVCLWNFKPLFMDEDIDNLENLASLCTFTGGIDESWFYLVSVAMEARGAPIVPLMLRAIAAAREDDAKAVTSCLSTFAERLDDLTTLLVRMHESCDPNIFYNRIRPFLAGSKNMGEAGLPNGVIYEDGTGTEAYRQYAGGSNAQSSLIQFFDIVLGITHRPTGEKPTKERGREGHAPAPKHNFIMEMRQYMPGPHARFLQDVQGVANIREYVEQNKDNKPLSVAYDACLSMLRALRDKHIAIVTRYIVLPSREVRARSRSRSPEVARRKVNLATASRQQPQGIAYDARGAAATAQKAADDGKKSALKGTGGTALISFLKQARDETGEPAIEEWTKRFMSRVHKGPGQNDFFAGKPEEGAGLLMSHTVTEEVEMPGLAGTWTIDDDVGGICNY comes from the coding sequence ATGTTGGCGCCCATCCCGGACCTGGCCAACTATGGAATCTCTCCAACCCACGGCTTCCTCCCGGACGTTCTGCCGTTGACGAGGCTTCCGGATCCCTACTACAACAAATGGGAGGCCATCGCGGCGAACCTGCAGGCCCTCATTCTCAGCAAGCGGCTGCGCGGGGTCATCGACCGGCTCCCAGTGCTCTCCACCATCGGTCTGGAACACGACGCAGAATGGCGCAGAGCCTACGTGCTGCTCTCCTTTATGGCCCACGGCTACATCTGGGGCGGTGATAGTCCCAGTGACCGTCTGCCGTCTTCCATTTCAGTCCCGCTGTTGAAGGTGTCTGAACACCTCGAGGTGCCGCCAGTTGCCACCTACGCAGCTGTCTGTCTCTGGAACTTCAAGCCCCTTTTCATGGACGAGGATATCGACAATCTCGAGAACCTCGCCAGCTTGTGCACTTTCACCGGTGGCATCGACGAGTCCTGGTTTTACCTGGTCTCCGTCGCCATGGAAGCCCGTGGTGCACCCATCGTCCCCCTGATGCTGAGGGCTATCGCTGCTGCCCGGGAGGACGATGCAAAGGCCGTCACCAGCTGCCTGAGCACGTTTGCGGAGCGTCTGGATGATCTGACCACCCTGTTGGTCCGCATGCATGAGAGCTGCGACCCCAACATCTTTTACAACCGCATCCGTCCCTTTTTGGCCGGCAGCAAGAACATGGGCGAAGCCGGTTTGCCCAACGGCGTTATCTACGAGGACGGAACTGGAACCGAGGCCTACCGCCAATATGCCGGTGGCAGCAATGCCCAGAGCAGTCTGATCCAATTCTTCGACATCGTCTTGGGCATCACCCATCGCCCCACTGGTGAGAAGCCGACCAAGGAGCGCGGACGTGAAGGTCACGCCCCTGCACCCAAGCACAACTTCATCATGGAGATGCGTCAGTATATGCCCGGACCCCATGCTAGATTCCTCCAGGATGTTCAAGGTGTTGCCAACATTCGCGAATATGTCGAGCagaacaaggacaacaaacCTCTCTCAGTCGCCTACGACGCCTGTTTGTCCATGTTGCGCGCTCTCCGCGACAAGCACATTGCTATTGTCACGCGGTATATTGTCCTGCCCAGCCGGGAAGTTCGCGCCCGGAGCCGCAGTCGGAGTCCCGAGGTCGCCCGTCGCAAGGTCAACCTCGCTACTGCTTCTCGCCAGCAGCCTCAGGGGATTGCTTACGATGCCCgtggtgctgctgccactGCTCAAAAGGCTGCTGATGACGGGAAGAAGAGTGCTCTCAAGGGAACTGGCGGCACAGCACTCATCTCTTTCCTCAAGCAGGCCAGGGATGAGACGGGTGAACCTGCCATTGAGGAATGGACCAAGCGGTTCATGAGCAGAGTGCACAAAGGCCCGGGTCAGAACGACTTCTTTGCTGGAAAACCCGAGGAGGGGGCTGGGTTACTGATGTCTCATACTGTCactgaggaggtggagatgccTGGTTTGGCAGGTACTTGGACtattgatgatgatgttggaggtATCTGCAACTATTAA
- the STE2 gene encoding pheromone alpha factor receptor (EggNog:ENOG503P00C; COG:S) has translation MSTPTSTTLAPGPPPTNFYPSTQTFILLAPAPPSGELAPVPLTPKEVSEIYADASSLSILYGSQIGACISILAVVLLMTPLPRFKRWPTIISILALALNTTRMVLLSLFYPSSWASLTAIFLGDYSAVSQKDINISVAATLLSVPVTMLIYAALFVQAWSMLSLWRDVWKWLAVGVSIGVGLVTVGFNFAGAVIQARGVLGMTVPRNGVWVRQVYLGMMTGGICWFCFLFNVRLVMHMWETRSVLPGWKGLKAMDVLVICNGVLMFVPVIFAALEFASFTNFESASLTQTSVIVVLPLGVLVAQRLAAAPSRYASPTGTTTGMTGSSSMGSNPRSRNQTSSMATQRPLLSHDRRGSASSYNAHGFQGKNHVAVSADQQQCPRRHSRKDHPDNLIMEEKPSSQHHSPFSPLSPTFGGKGGAGLRMPDAAGQESNNGGVMVEREIRVERDGLSAAEVRNSDGS, from the exons ATgtccaccccaacctccaccaccctcgcacCGGGGCCTCCACCAACAAACTTCTAcccctcaacccaaaccttcatcctcctcgccccggCCCCCCCATCAGGCGAACTCGCCCCcgtccccctcaccccaaaGGAAGTCTCCGAAATCTACGCTgacgcctcctccctgtcGATTCTCTACGGCTCCCAAATCGGGGCCTgcatctccatcctcgccgtcgtcctcctcatgaCCCCCCTCCCACGATTCAAGCGCTGGCCGACAATTATCTCCATCCTTGCCCTCGCGCTCAACACGACGAGAATGGTCCTCCTCAGTTTGTTTTACCCGTCCTCCTGGGCGTCGCTGACGGCGATTTTTCTCGGGGATTACTCGGCCGTCTCGCAGAAAGATATCAATATCTCTGTTGCTGCCACGTTGTTGTCTGTCCCGGTCACGATGCTGATCTATGCCGCGCTGTTTGTGCAGGCGTGGAGTATGTTGAGTTTGTGGAGGGATGTGTGGAAGTGGCTTGCCGTTGGGGTGAGTAtcggggttgggttggtcaCTGTTGGGTTCAACTTTGCGGGTGCGGTTATTCAGGCtaggggggtgttggggatgacGGTGCCAAGGAACGGGGTGTGGGTGAGGCAGGTTTatttggggatgatgacgggaGGGATTTGCTggttttgcttcttgtttAATGTTAGGTTGGTGATGCATATGTGGGAGACTAGGAGTGTGCTGccggggtggaaggggttgaaggcgaTGGATGTGTTGGTTATTTGTAAtggggtgttgatgtttgtgCCCG TGATCTTCGCAGCATTGGAGttcgcctccttcaccaacttTGAATCTGCCTCTTTGACGCAGACGTCTGTTATTGTTGTTCTTCCCCTTGGGGTATTGGTCGCGCAACGGCTTGCTGCGGCACCGTCACGATACGCCTCGCCGACTGGCACAACTACCGGCATGACCGGCAGCTCAAGCATGGGCTCCAACCCCCGATCGAGAAACCAAACCTCCAGCATGGCCACCCAGCGTCCACTCCTCAGTCACGACCGTCGTGGCAGCGCATCCTCCTACAACGCCCACGGCTTCCAAGGCAAGAACCACGTTGCTGTTTCTGCtgaccaacaacaatgcCCCCGCCGTCACAGCAGAAAGGACCACCCTGACAATTTGAtcatggaggagaagccgaGCAGTCAGCACCACAGCCCTTTTTCGCCTTTGTCACCTACGTttggagggaagggaggcgCTGGTTTGAGGATGCCAGATGCAGCTGGGCAGGAAAGTAACAACGGGGGTGTGATGGTTGAGAGGGAGATTagggtggagagggacgGCTTGAGCGCGGCGGAGGTGAGAAACTCGGATGGCTCATAG
- the NIT2 gene encoding Carbon-nitrogen hydrolase (COG:E; EggNog:ENOG503NW7Z), whose product MSLIAIGQLTSTSSLPHNLTQCRTLIARAASLNCKALFLPEASDYIASSPTESLSLCQPTNKSEFVTGLRAEAKKHNLAIHVGIHEPSWTDPKTKIRNTVIWIDENGHIVHTYQKVHLFDVDLGESGGPVLKESAVVEAGEKVGEVWDVEGVGRVGSAICFDMRFPEMSLALRRRGAEIITYPSAFTVPTGKAHWEVLLRARAIETQSYVVAAAQVGRHNEKRVSYGHSMIVDPWGKIVAEIKGREGEDNPEPEIATAVIDRELLAKVRREMPLNRRIDVYPEI is encoded by the exons ATGTCCCTCATAGCCATCGGCCAACtgacatccacctcctccctccctcacaacctcACCCAATGCCGCACCCTCATCGCCCgcgccgcctccctcaactgcaaagccctcttcctccccgaaGCCTCCGATTAcattgcctcctcccccaccgagtccctctccctctgccaGCCCACCAACAAATCCGAGTTCGTCACCGGTCTCCGCGCCGAAGCCAAAAAACACAACCTGGCCATCCATGTTGGCATCCACGAGCCAAGTTGGACAGaccccaagaccaagatcCGCAACACGGTGATCTGGATAGATGAGAACGGCCACATTGTTCATACCTATCAGAAGGTGCACTTGTTTGATGTTGACCTGGGGGAGAGCGGAGGGCcggtgttgaaggagagtGCAGTGGTTGAGGCGGGGGAGAAGGTCGGGGAGGTGTGGGACGtagagggggtggggagggtggggagtgCGATTTGTTTTGAT ATGCGCTTCCCGGAGATGAGTTTGGCGTTGCGACGAAGGGGCGCAGAGATCATCACATATCCTTCTGCTTTTACAGTCCCAACAGGAAAGGCACATTGGGAAGTGCTTTTACGGGCGAGGGCGATAGAGACACAGTCTTAtgtcgttgctgctgcgcagGTCGGGAGACATAATGAGAAGAGGGTTAGTTACGGGCACAGCATGATTGTTGATCCATGGGGCAAGATCGTGGCCGAGATCAAGGGGCGTGAAGGAGAAGACAATCCAGAGCCAGAGATTGCTACTGCTGTGATTGATAGGGAGCTGCTGGccaaggtgaggagggaaaTGCCGTTGAATCGGAGGAT AGATGTTTATCCCGAGATTTGA
- a CDS encoding hypothetical protein (EggNog:ENOG503P9T2) — translation MSSVPIRNLFLFSTALLIRPCQAFSLSEWLSKDPYEDGGTVQEQIQCYALPYGAIGMASHILTYFTAYMLSRGRNPILVWKRLKHRRFNLSVAAVGFVITLVLTSLTMARCRRTWPFILVAVWKLVLSVTLTGMTIQAAWETHDEPKKEKQPKVVEEEQGYFVYGDGGYGYDYPESTYQRTPTDDRPGPRTSAADVHLGHYYPLKAPMGTGSRVRLTQREDDGDDDEWHGYHLPGLKGRYHRVWYWVPLYVLGVVVGFVGIMNIVSKHIMGNQQLRIITGVFGGVVLLMVMVVIVLSWLMMSGSGGCVGIVGVGCLAATGVAVFMLSVLFAFYTDWVLAALAEDLVGTPSRDNAVFYWTYFAAKRLPMVSF, via the coding sequence ATGTCAAGCGTACCGATACGAaatcttttcctcttctctaCAGCCCTCCTCATTCGCCCATGTCAAGCGTTTAGCCTGAGCGAATGGCTCTCCAAAGACCCCTACGAGGACGGCGGCACCGTCCAAGAGCAAATCCAATGCTACGCGCTCCCCTACGGCGCCATCGGAATGGCCAGCCACATTCTCACTTACTTCACTGCGTATATGCTCTCCCGCGGCAGAAACCCAATTCTAGTCTGGAAACGGCTCAAACACCGACGGTTCAACCTCTCTGttgctgccgttgggttTGTCATTACGCTTGTCTTGACATCACTAACAATGGCGAGATGTCGACGCACTTGGCCGTTTATTTTGGTCGCGGTATGGAAGCTGGTGTTGTCGGTCACATTAACGGGCATGACCATCCAGGCGGCATGGGAGACACATGATGAgcccaagaaagaaaagcagccaaaggttgtggaggaggagcaagggTACTTTGTGtatggggatggtgggtaCGGCTATGACTATCCCGAATCGACGTATCAGAGGACACCAACGGATGACCGTCCTGGACCGAGGACTTCGGCGGCGGATGTGCATTTGGGGCATTACTACCCTCTCAAAGCGCCGATGGGAACGGGGAGTAGGGTTAGATTGACTCAGCGGGaggacgatggtgatgacgacgaaTGGCATGGGTATCATTTGCCAGGGCTGAAGGGGAGGTATCATCGGGTGTGGTATTGGGTCCCGTTGTATGTGCTTGGGGTCGTCGTCGGGTTTGTGGGCATCATGAATATCGTGTCGAAGCATATCATGGGGAACCAGCAGTTGAGGATCATTACTGGGGTGTTTGGGGGTGTTGTGCTCCTGATGGTCATGGTAGTGATTGTCCTGTCGTGGCTGATGATGAGCGGAAGTGGAGGATGCGTGGGGATTGTGGGAGTCGGTTGTCTGGCAGCGACAGGAGTTGCTGTGTTCATGTTGAGCGTTCTGTTTGCCTTTTACACTGACTGGGTGTTGGCTGCGCTGGCTGAGGATTTGGTGGGAACGCCATCGCGGGACAATGCTGTGTTTTACTGGACGTATTTTGCCGCGAAGAGGTTACCAATGGTGTCTTTCTGA
- a CDS encoding hypothetical protein (EggNog:ENOG503PYJR), producing the protein MFEQGGGDPFTLPIITRAAVSSSKPVFVEHPKAVASLRASRTSETDPKAGGSVSTVRGKQQSQSSIEVGREGENTVKRNRHSVADLRMAFEQAVLAGSSAKSSVSKHPKSESASPNKKAIPERIYQAQPGQANNRKHPSSETPPRARNSDHTEAPASEPITRRRTRALAEAFEHGGKLRSTPSRPLLQARTLSVKISTVKPPPNESPTKQSKEKAVARLSDSGVGRRILPGPPPSPFLQHWRTRRETAPVKSGPSLPIMVSTTVAVRTHRDSSSTTASSSSFSPQSTTPFPAKVEEALRKSSRGYGNLSQDGAGEGTATKESPVKDRIGMFEHLSRPRTVSSTSGSQKSRGSSSNKLVKSRNSVRRPSVSELRRGARALRALSLTGRRESMPAAAGMKTAEGTTKVTITTRHSVGVVQQSTAGKPLGSRVLRANTTTTAKPDGLSLTPRRDSSFFVKGTMWRVPRTNPAPAGKQQEPISSKPAPQPSYEPPSSAELVNKTATTKPTLFHPTSARDGRILPDRKSYGTLETKHSWETSTTAPTMVVSDPFLDKAFLSKTRDIIPVTGDGNCFHHHRDSPPVVKGGVVIHQATTTSIISVSPTASHYSPGNFTPGHETAEVQRPVAVTKKHLQQGLYPSSLGKKGGEAWRNKAGGVGPVLSPDLVHAVKQGGGSRRSSLSWGKRAAAAALGIGRRLRERRASLSAARHQAGGGNLISPRKMMQERSSRDGSAVGGGGGGNKEEDWDVVVATPNCRLQHPRPSRVVDWRRWEEEETTGGGGEAGEDGGKRVVLGQGQGERTMGWPKL; encoded by the coding sequence ATGTTTGAacaaggaggtggtgacCCCTTTACcttgcccatcatcactcgTGCAGCAGTGAGTTCTTCCAAGCCGGTCTTTGTCGAGCACCCCAAAGCTGTTGCAAGCCTCAGAGCGTCGAGGACGAGCGAGACAGATCCCAAGGCAGGCGGCAGTGTCTCGACAGTCAGAGGCAAGCAACAGAGCCAGTCATCCATCGAGGTAGGACGAGAGGGGGAAAATACCGTCAAGAGAAACAGACACAGCGTGGCGGATTTGCGCATGGCGTTTGAGCAAGCTGTGTTGGCTGGGTCGTCAGCCAAGTCGTCCGTGTCAAAGCATCCCAAGAGCGAGTCTGCCAGTCCAAACAAGAAAGCGATTCCAGAACGAATCTACCAAGCCCAGCCAGGCCAGGCAAACAACCGCAAGCACCCGAGCTCCGAAACACCGCCGAGGGCACGCAACAGTGACCACACGGAAGCGCCAGCCAGCGAGCCCATCACCAGAAGACGTACTCGAGCCCTCGCCGAAGCCTTTGAACACGGGGGTAAATTGAGAAGCACCCCATCGAGACCGCTGCTCCAAGCACGAACACTCTCTGTCAAAATCTCCACCGTcaagcctcctcccaacGAAAGTCCCACCAAGCAGTCAAAGGAAAAGGCGGTGGCCCGCCTCAGTGACAGTGGTGTCGGACGGAGGATACTACCAGGGCCACCACCGTCGCCTTTTTTACAACACTGGAGAACCAGACGGGAGACCGCTCCTGTCAAATCCGGACCCAGTCTTCCCATCATGGTCTCCACCACGGTTGCTGTCAGGACACACCGCGACTCGAGCAGCACtactgcttcttcttcctccttctccccacaaTCTACCACCCCTTTTCCGGCCAAAGTGGAGGAGGCACTTCGCAAGTCGTCGAGAGGGTATGGAAACTTGTCCCAAGATGGTGCTGGGGAAGGTACTGCTACCAAGGAGTCTCCTGTCAAGGATAGGATCGGCATGTTTGAACACCTTAGTCGTCCGAGAACGGTGAGCTCGACCTCGGGGTCTCAGAAGAGCAGAGGCTCATCGTCGAACAAGCTGGTGAAGTCTCGCAATTCGGTGAGACGGCCTTCGGTGTCCGAGTTGAGACGAGGAGCAAGGGCGTTGAGAGCATTGTCGTTGACGGGACGGAGGGAGAGCatgccggcggcggctgggATGAAGACCGCTGAGGGTACGACGAAGGTGACCATCACAACAAGACACAGCGTGGGGGTTGTCCAGCAGAGCACCGCCGGCAAGCCTCTGGGCAGCAGAGTCTTGCGCGCgaataccaccaccactgcaaAGCCAGACGGGCTGTCTCTCACTCCTAGGCGTGACTCGAGCTTTTTTGTCAAGGGGACCATGTGGAGGGTTCCGCGGACGAATCCTGCGCCGGCGGGGAAACAACAAGAGCCCATCTCTTCCAAACCAGCACCACAACCTAGCTACGAACCGCCTTCTTCCGCCGAACTCGTCAACAAGACTGCTACCACCAAGCCGACGCTTTTCCACCCCACCAGCGCAAGAGATGGCCGCATCCTTCCCGACAGGAAGAGCTATGGCACCCTCGAGACGAAACACAGTTGGGAGACGAGCACGACTGCCCCCACCATGGTGGTCTCTGATCCATTCTTGGACAAGGCCTTCTTATCCAAGACGAGGGATATAATCCCTGTCACAGGTGATGGCAATTgctttcatcatcaccgcgaTTCACCGCCTGTTGtgaagggtggtgttgttatTCACCAAGCTACTACCACCTCGATCATTAGCGTTAGTCCCACGGCTAGTCATTACTCTCCTGGAAATTTCACGCCCGGCCATGAAACAGCAGAGGTACAGCGTCCTGTAGCTGTTACAAAGAAGCATCTTCAGCAGGGTttatacccctcctccttgggtAAAAAGGGAGGTGAAGCGTGGAGGAATAAAGCTGGCGGTGTGGGCCCGGTCTTGAGTCCAGATCTGGTGCACGCGGTGAAgcagggaggggggagcagaCGTTCCAGTTTGAgctgggggaagagggcggcggcggcagcgttggggattgggagaCGGTTGAGGGAACGGAGGGCTAGTTTGAGTGCTGCTAGGCAtcaggcgggaggggggaattTGATCAGTCCGAGAAAGATGATGCAGGAGAGGAGTAGTCGGGACGGGAGTgcggttgggggaggaggaggagggaataAAGAAGAGGATtgggatgttgttgttgctacGCCGAATTGTAGGTTGCAGCATCCTAGGCCGTCGAGGGTTGTTgattggaggaggtgggaggaggaggagactacgggtggcggtggagaggctggagaggatggtggtaAGAGGGTTGTTTTGGGGCAAGGACAGGGAGAGAGAACCATGGGTTGGCCTAAACTgtag